In the genome of Zygosaccharomyces rouxii strain CBS732 chromosome G complete sequence, the window CCTTTCACAGCCCTACCAAACGCTTCTCTTTTTACCCTTTTAGAACattttcgaaaaaaaagtgtGCTCTCTCGATCCCGCGAAGGTATTCTGTAATGATTACGTCGTAGAAATCCGCCAAGCCAGAATTAATTGCGACTGTTATGTATGCGCCAGCATAAGAAAGACGAGGATTACACCGCCTACATTAAAGTAGCATTAGAATGCTAGTTAGAATGATCCTGGATTGTGTCGAGGTCtgaaaatattcttcttatttAAGACAATCGAAGATCCGTAAAGCCCTGGGTGCCTTCCTCACCTCTCGTCTGGTTTTCCACAAAAACCGATGGTCAGACTTAGAGTACAAGTTCAGACCGCAGGTGGAAAAGTCAATGATGTGGttatttttcctttcatACGCCCAGAAGAAATGGGTATGATATTGTTCAACCTTGAGTTGATTATCCATGTTTGCATATGTCGATATACTTATATCAAGTGATCTCCCACTGCACTGTGATTCTTCTACGAATTTACAAGGTTGCCACATTGTTTCCTTTCATTCCCTCTTTTTGTTCCCTTTCCACCTTGTAGTCTTTCTGTATAATTTCTAGTTTGGTTATTTTGTAAGATCCAATCATAGCTTCCATTGGTTCTGAACTTCAAACTTCAAGATCTGAATATTCGGATTAGGGTTTGCTTTACTCAACGTTTTCTCCGGTATATATCATTCTATTGGGTGGATGTGTACAGCGTTAATAGTAACGAATTGTGAAAACAGTTGCCGCGAAAGCTGTGACTCTCCGGAGTTTCCCCACGTCGTATCTGGTAGTGATAGCATTTTGGATCTCCTATTGTCATGGAAATCCGAGCTCGAACACCGAGTCCACTCATGCGCTTATAGGTATGTATGAATTATGCATCTACGCGACACATCATTCTATTCATTTTTAGAATGCCCTTAGGAGTATGCATTTAAAGAGACTCCCGTCACGTGTACCGCAGTAGCGGAATTTTCGTTGTTttcgtttctttttttttcataaACATTCAATATTTCGTCATTTGACCGACCATACACCCCCTTTGAGCCGGACAATTTTGTCCCATGTCCCTTCAATCCAAATTCCCATTGGCCTGTTTACCACCGCGATTTTATCTTAGAGATAGAATACGTGACTCgagcattgaaaaaaaaaaaagtagTACTGGCAATCGCAgtaatatatatatatatgcaGGTATATGTATGTGAAAAGGCAAATCAACGAAAACAGGTTACTTCTTGAACCATACCAGTCGATCGGCAATATAGACAGCCACAATCTTAACAAGGAtgcaaaagaagaagtcATCACATCCAGCAATTTCACTGATATCTGGTGGTACCGCCGGTCTTTTCGAAGCATTATGTTGTCATCCATTGGATACAATTAAAGTTCGTATGCAAATTTATAGGAGAACTGCTACCTTCAAACCACCTGGATTCTTAAAGACCGGTGTCTCGATCTTCAGCAATGAAGGTTTCATAGCACTTTACAGAGGTCTTGGTGCTGTTGTTATTGGTATTATCCCAAAGATGGCTATTAGATTCTCATCTTATGAATACTACAGAGGTCTTTTAGCCAACAGGGAGACTGGTAGAGTTTCTACCGCGAACACTTTTATTGCAGGTCTTGGTGCTGGTGTCACAGAAGCTGTTATGGTTGTCAATCCAATGGAAGTCGTCAAGATTAGACTACAGTCCCAACACTTGAAACCACAAGATCCAAATACTCCAGCTAAATACAGAAACGCCGTTCAAGCATGCTATACCATTGTTAAGGAGGAAGGTTTACCAGCCTTGTACAGAGGTGTCTCCCTAACCGCTGCAAGACAGGCGACAAACCAAGGTGCCAATTTCACGGCTTATTCAAAGATGAGAGAAGCTCTACAAAGATGGCACGGATCTGACACTGTTCCTAACTGGCAAACTTCTTGTATCGGGTTGGTCTCTGGTGCTATTGGACCATTCTTTAATGCTCCTCTAGATACCATCAAGACTAGATTGCAAAAAGAAGGTGGTAACGTCTCCAAATCTGGTTGGAAGAGAATCTCTGAAATCGGTGTCCAATTGATCAGGGAAGAAGGTGTCCGCGCCCTATATAAAGGTATCACGCCAAGAGTTATGAGAGTGGCACCTGGCCAAGCTGTCACTTTCACAGTCTACGAATTTGTAAGGAGACATTTGGAAGGATCAGGgattttcaagaaatctgaAAAGCCAAAGGATTCTAAattaaattgaagaaattgggAGAAAACAGACGAACAACAATCCACCCTTCAAAGCAACCACATGAAAAGATAAcattccaattccaatGCATTAACTCATATGTACCAGCTCTAAGTAAGCATATATTTCCCGCACCTCGTGATCTGGTCGTATTATTCAGATCCCTCGTCACCCTTAGGGAGAAGGGGATATAAAGGCTTATTCATTATTTAACTGGTATTAACAGTAGCAGTCTTTCCAACTTTTCACAGCAAAGAAGGCTCGAAGAATAATATCGTTTGCTTAAAGAATACTGACATACTACAATTGATATGAGCGTTCCTAAGTACTATACTATGGTCAATGGGATTAAAATCCCAAGTTTGGCTCTAGGTTGTTATGATATCCCTCGTAGTCAGACTGCAAATGTGGTTTATGAAGCATTGAAACGCGGCTATAGACATTTTGACACTGCCGTATTGTACGGTAATGAAAAGGAGGTCGGCGAAGGTATCTACAAGTGGTTAAAGGAAGACCCCGCTAACAATAAAAGAGAGGACGTCTTCTATACTACTAAATTGTGGAACTCTCAAAATGGTTACTCTCCAGCAAAGAGAGGTATCTCTGAATGTATGAACAAGGTGAAAGAGCTTGGTTACATTGACCTACTGTTGATCCATTCCCCTCTAAGCGGaccaagaagaaggttgGAGACTTACCAAGCTATGCAAGAGGCGGTTGATGATGGCATTGTGAAGTCTATTGGTGTTTCTAACTACGGTAAGCAACACATCGAAGAATTGTACAAATGGGACAAATTGAAGCACAAGCCAGTGGCAAACCagattgaaatttcaccatGGTGCATGAGAGAAGACCTGACCTCATGGTGCCAATCCAAGGGGCTCATAGTGGAGGCATTCTCACCTCTAACCCACGGTTACAAGTTGAAAGAGCCTGGTTTGGTATCCCTTGCTAAGAAGCTTGGTAGGGATACAGGCCAAGTTTTGATCAGATGGTCATTGCAAAGAGGATTACTACCATTGCCAAAGACCCAAAATCCTGCCAGATTATCCTCTAATTTAGAGGTTTACGACTTTGAATTGACGCCCGAAGATGTTAAGGAATTGGACCATCCTGAAGCTTACGAACCAACTGACTGGGAATGCACTGATGCCCCATAATCTTAATGTAATGTTTTTCCTTTATGTACTCAATgaataaagaaaagttTTATATTTAATGTTCGGAGTCTCCCTCTAAGACACCCTTAATCGAATACAAAGTTCTTACTTAAAGGAGGTTCTTTTATAATTGAAGATCACTAGAACAAGAGAGGTTTGGTCATTATGAGCGGACAAGAACCATCTGTCGTACCACTTGAATCTAATCCTGAAGTTTTCAGTGATTTTGCCCATGGGTTAGGGCTTGATAATTCCTATGGGTTTGTCGATATCTATTCCCTAACCGATCCCGACCTAATGGCTTTTACACCCGCTCCAGTGAAGGCACTTATACTGTTATTTCCATTGAATGATTTCTTTGAAACTTCTAAGGATGATGCATCTGCCACTGAGGAATCTCAAGATGAGCCTGTTTGGTTCAGACAGAGTATTAAAAATGCCTGTGGTCTCTATGCACTATTGCATTCTTTGAGTAACAACTCACAACTATTACAAAAGGAATCTAAGTTGTTGCAATATTTACAATTACATCCATCCAGTGGGAACAGATATGCTGATAATCCAACTGATGAATTTGTTTTATCCATTAGTGAGACCAATGCCGATAGGTTTCAAAGTGGTCAGTCGAGAGCACCTGATGCCGATGAGGATGTCAATCTACATTTTGTAACgtttgttgaaaaagatggtaaaatctATGAACTAGACGGTAGGAGGCCTCAGGGTGCCAGACTTTTAGGTAATGCAAGTAAGAGTCCCGATGAAGGTCTACTAGGTGAAAAACTTGTTAGCGATAGGGTTCAATGGTATATGGATAAGGCTGATGAGAAGAATAAATTACATTTCAACTTATTAGGCTTAGCTCCTTCCCTAGATTAAACGTATGGCATAACCAATGGTCTACATATTACGAAGTAAATAacataataatagtaaaaaaaaaaaaaaaaaaaaaaaaatgaggGCGGCTACCGCTGGCCTTTGATATCGATCTTTTTCGATTCTGTATACTGTCGCAGGACGTACGGTCTACAAGCTTTAGTATCAAGATACTTGTATTCGTTTCCTTCACCATGATTCTTGACGAGTATGAATTGCGACAAACCTCTGTGGGAAAGAAAATCTATGGTACTCTCtacattttgaaattggaattcattttgcaaaaattcAAGGGGAATCTGATTGTAACTTCTACAGATTGTCAACAGCGATTTGAGCTTCTCTTTACCAATGAACAAATCCACTaattttttaccaagaCCTTCCATTGAACTGTGAATTCTCATGAAATTGTGGTAATCACCAACTAATTGGGATTTAGCCAATTGGAATGATTTTTGCACCGATGGATGCTTGAAAACTGAGATGTTTTCGGTCATGAGCTTCAACCGTAGACTTGTAATGGCACCGTGATCCTCAGTCAATATGTAATAGAGAATTCTATAGCaggtaaattcttcaaggCATGAATGTTTAATATTAGGTAATTCGAAAAGTGTAATGAGTCGACTTTGACATTGGttaaattcaccaatgtCACCATTCTCAAGAGCAATTCTCGCATGAGATTGATAGACTTTAACAGTGAATTGATTTTCGAGGATTTGCACTCTCAAATCTTGTCTCATAGATTTAAATTGGTCACATAAATACTGATAAGACGCTTGTTGCCGTTCgtatttcttcatcagcatGTTATAGGTTTTCTTCAGAACCGGTAAAGGCCTTACTAATTCAGGATTGGGCTCAGACGTTAATCTTAAATATGGTTTTTCCAAGTTTTGGCATTTCCCCATTATACGTTTATTCTTGTCAAATTTATGAGATTTAGTGCTTATAGCATTAAGATTTGCAAagttttcctcttcatctacTCCTCTACTAGTACCATTCTTctgattttgatttgaagATCCAAATCTTTCCGCCCTCTTTCTCCTTCTCTCAGCTTCCTCCTTGTTGAATCCACCATTTCTGGGGCGCTTCctattattatcatttaGTAGACCTGTTTGAAGCGGGTTCAAAGAGGGCATTGGTGGAGGAGGAACTGCTACCGGTGGTGGTAtcgttggtggtggtggtggtaccGGGAAAGCTAATGGACCTCCCAAAGTACCTGACGAATTAGGTCGTAGAAACCCATTAGATGTTGGAATATTCATCCTATTGTAAAAATTACCCACATTATAACCGGGAAAGGGATTCCACGATCCTTGGAAAGTAGGAGGTGTGGTAGAAGAGTGAGAATTCGGTACTTCTGCAGCACCTTTTGGATCCCGATTAGTACCTCTACTCTGACCAAGCATCACTGGCGTTACCTTGTTATATGGACCACTCATGATGATATTACAATGATATACTGAATATTAAGAGAGGTGTACGTACAATATACGTATATTAATACAGTTTTTTTACTAAAAACACTCTTCTCTTCGAGAAGTTAAGTTGGTATGGAATTATAACTTCAATAGAGGgagagaaattgatgatgcTGTTGAATACCTGGTCACGTGCACAGGTAAATGAATTAAACATAGTATTGGAGCATACTGAATAGTGGTTCACTCGTCGTAGCTACCAAATGACAGTAGTCCACCACCGTACCTTGAGTGTCTGGAGAAGTAGTCAAAATCGATTGAAACGGCGTTCGCCAGCAGTACAGCTCTTTGATCGAAATTTAGAACTTCTGAGCTCAAAATTTCAGGTGGGTAAACGCCAGAGAAACTCTGGGATGCATCGAATCTCACCACATAAACACCGGTGTCtgtgaaaaattctctaCCTAATCCAACCCAATTTCTATCCACGCTAGCCATGATTTTTCCCTGCTCATCCAGTACTGGGAATTCAAAGGCTAAGAAAGGCGCATcaatttgaccaaattCGGCAAATGACGTCTCTGATTGTTTTTCCCTTTGAAACAATTCATAACGCCTTCTCCACAAGTGCCAATTTTGAATGGATTCTCCTACCAAGAGACCTTCACCTTGTACACCTGCAGCTTGCGGTACGGGACCCCCGGAAACAAATGGCTGCGAAAAcgatggtgataaattgaatgaaCGTTGAGCCAAGTCTTCTTCGCCGCCTGTAGTGGGTGGTAATAATGCCTTGATGTGAGAATTGATCCATGAAAATGGTCTGTTGATCGTTAATATTACATTTCCCCAATTATCAAATACGTCCATGGTAAAAGGTCTGTGTAAACGATAAAACTGCCTCATCATAGCTTTTACAAATGAGAAGTCTCTTTCTTGCATGTATCCAATTCGATTCCCCATGACATCTAGAATTGCGTATCTATTGGCCTGTTCAAAACCCAAAAACACATTCATCATTTCCATTTGTCTTTCGATGACAATAGTGGGCTCATTCAAAAGCACACTAGCTACAGGATGATTTGGTTGGATAAATGTAGTCTCTAACTTAGGTAGTACTGTGTGGACTCGTGTCTCATTGGGAGTAGCCATTCGACGAAATgcaccatttttcaataaacTGGATGAAAACAGTCTTTTGAATATCATATTCGATATCAATGCTCTATCGCTATTTCACAGGATTATCAGTTCATACACATTTGATGTTCAGATCGAATAATAATACCCTTGAATAATTAACATATCGTGTTTCTGGAAGGATACGTGTGAACATGCTTCTCTGTGTTGAGTGCTTTCTGATTCTTACCACCTTTAAGAATTTGTATGAGAGTTTGGCCGAGTGGTTTAAGGCGTCAGATTTAGGTTTGCTACCTAAAACCGAAATCTCTGATATCTACGGATGCATGGGTTCGAATCCCATAGCtctcatttttttcaaaaagtaTGAGTGCAACACATactttttggaaaataacAATTACTTGGACTAGCTGGTGGAATTTATGACTGACCCTTGCGTCTGTCCATTAAATATATTCGTGACACAATTTATAATTTTAAtaattttctcaaaattaAACTAGGACCCACCATGTCGAGTATAAGGGCGaagaatttctcaattgaaAGCATTTGGTAAATGAGAAGGCTCCTCATAACTGAGGTCAAAATTGTGCATTATTCCTGTTAGTTTCGAAATaattgaatcaatttaATTGTTAAACcttattttattttatgTCGTTCTATTTGTCCTCCGTTCGATTCTCGCAAGGCACAAGTATCtacaaaatgaaatttttcaacatgtaagaaaaaaaaaagctagaaaaaaagattgaatGTTCAATGCCTAACGCTTAAAGACAAAATCATCACGACCGTATAGATTCTCCAATGATCGGTTCTACCCTCTGTAGAAGAGGTATACACACTGTACCTAAGCTTCCCAATGCCTGGTTACTTCAACAGCAAGGTATTCCAAATGTCCTAAGTGCCAAAGGTTTCCAAACCCTATGGAATCAACATCAAAAATATCTATGTGATAAATTGACATTAGCCACAAGTGGTACTA includes:
- the SFC1 gene encoding Sfc1p (highly similar to uniprot|P33303 Saccharomyces cerevisiae YJR095W SFC1 Mitochondrial succinate-fumarate transporter transports succinate into and fumarate out of the mitochondrion required for ethanol and acetate utilization): MQKKKSSHPAISLISGGTAGLFEALCCHPLDTIKVRMQIYRRTATFKPPGFLKTGVSIFSNEGFIALYRGLGAVVIGIIPKMAIRFSSYEYYRGLLANRETGRVSTANTFIAGLGAGVTEAVMVVNPMEVVKIRLQSQHLKPQDPNTPAKYRNAVQACYTIVKEEGLPALYRGVSLTAARQATNQGANFTAYSKMREALQRWHGSDTVPNWQTSCIGLVSGAIGPFFNAPLDTIKTRLQKEGGNVSKSGWKRISEIGVQLIREEGVRALYKGITPRVMRVAPGQAVTFTVYEFVRRHLEGSGIFKKSEKPKDSKLN
- a CDS encoding aldo-keto reductase superfamily protein (highly similar to uniprot|P47137 Saccharomyces cerevisiae YJR096W); translated protein: MSVPKYYTMVNGIKIPSLALGCYDIPRSQTANVVYEALKRGYRHFDTAVLYGNEKEVGEGIYKWLKEDPANNKREDVFYTTKLWNSQNGYSPAKRGISECMNKVKELGYIDLLLIHSPLSGPRRRLETYQAMQEAVDDGIVKSIGVSNYGKQHIEELYKWDKLKHKPVANQIEISPWCMREDLTSWCQSKGLIVEAFSPLTHGYKLKEPGLVSLAKKLGRDTGQVLIRWSLQRGLLPLPKTQNPARLSSNLEVYDFELTPEDVKELDHPEAYEPTDWECTDAP
- the YUH1 gene encoding ubiquitin-specific protease YUH1 (similar to uniprot|P35127 Saccharomyces cerevisiae YJR099W YUH1 Ubiquitin C-terminal hydrolase that cleaves ubiquitin-protein fusions to generate monomeric ubiquitin hydrolyzes the peptide bond at the C-terminus of ubiquitin also the major processing enzyme for the ubiquitin-like protein Rub1p) yields the protein MSGQEPSVVPLESNPEVFSDFAHGLGLDNSYGFVDIYSLTDPDLMAFTPAPVKALILLFPLNDFFETSKDDASATEESQDEPVWFRQSIKNACGLYALLHSLSNNSQLLQKESKLLQYLQLHPSSGNRYADNPTDEFVLSISETNADRFQSGQSRAPDADEDVNLHFVTFVEKDGKIYELDGRRPQGARLLGNASKSPDEGLLGEKLVSDRVQWYMDKADEKNKLHFNLLGLAPSLD
- the THP3 gene encoding Thp3p (weakly similar to uniprot|Q07109 Saccharomyces cerevisiae YPR045C Hypothetical ORF), yielding MSGPYNKVTPVMLGQSRGTNRDPKGAAEVPNSHSSTTPPTFQGSWNPFPGYNVGNFYNRMNIPTSNGFLRPNSSGTLGGPLAFPVPPPPPTIPPPVAVPPPPMPSLNPLQTGLLNDNNRKRPRNGGFNKEEAERRRKRAERFGSSNQNQKNGTSRGVDEEENFANLNAISTKSHKFDKNKRIMGKCQNLEKPYLRLTSEPNPELVRPLPVLKKTYNMLMKKYERQQASYQYLCDQFKSMRQDLRVQILENQFTVKVYQSHARIALENGDIGEFNQCQSRLITLFELPNIKHSCLEEFTCYRILYYILTEDHGAITSLRLKLMTENISVFKHPSVQKSFQLAKSQLVGDYHNFMRIHSSMEGLGKKLVDLFIGKEKLKSLLTICRSYNQIPLEFLQNEFQFQNVESTIDFLSHRGLSQFILVKNHGEGNEYKYLDTKACRPYVLRQYTESKKIDIKGQR
- the AIM25 gene encoding Aim25p (similar to uniprot|P47140 Saccharomyces cerevisiae YJR100C Hypothetical ORF), which codes for MIFKRLFSSSLLKNGAFRRMATPNETRVHTVLPKLETTFIQPNHPVASVLLNEPTIVIERQMEMMNVFLGFEQANRYAILDVMGNRIGYMQERDFSFVKAMMRQFYRLHRPFTMDVFDNWGNVILTINRPFSWINSHIKALLPPTTGGEEDLAQRSFNLSPSFSQPFVSGGPVPQAAGVQGEGLLVGESIQNWHLWRRRYELFQREKQSETSFAEFGQIDAPFLAFEFPVLDEQGKIMASVDRNWVGLGREFFTDTGVYVVRFDASQSFSGVYPPEILSSEVLNFDQRAVLLANAVSIDFDYFSRHSRYGGGLLSFGSYDE